The genomic DNA TCTTTACGCATTTTTTCCAGAGTTTCACGGGCGCTGGGGTGGGTTATTTGTTTTAATGAACGCGCAGCCAGATAGCGGAACCGCTCGCTGGGATGGAAGATGTATGCGCTCAAAAGTTCCACGCTGCGGGCGCTATCGACACCTGCCAACACAGAAATGCAGGTCGTTTCATACTTTTTCTGGGCTAAAAGGCGCTGAACCGGCTCCACCAAAAGGCTGTCGCCCACACCGGCAATGAGGGAAAGAGCGTTTTTCGCTGCCAGGCTGTCCGGCAAATCGATTGCCTTGTACAGCTCAGCGCGAAAGGCTTGGGAACTTTTTGTCAAGGCTTCCAGAGCGCGAAATTGCAGGGCGGAGGAGGTGTTGAGTTTGTTTTCCAGGATGTAGACAATGGCTTCATCTTCGCGGGCAATCAGGATTTCGCGGGCTTTGCGAACCCGCTGTACGGCGGAGCCAACTTCCCACTCTGCGGCTGCGGCAAAGATCTCTTCAATGCTGTCATTTTCATCCGGCAAAGGCTCCGCTTCTGCCAGTTCTTCAATCGCGGTTTTTTCAACTGGATTTAAATCGATATCACGGCCAATACCATAGGTTCCCTGCTGCCAGGTTTTGTTGTTGGCTTTGAGACTGTCTGGATAACTGTCTTCGCCGCCGGCATCCAGGAAAAGCCCGATTCCGCCTGCGCTGCGCACAAAGTTCGCGCTGCCATAGCTTTGAGGATTTTGGCGCTCATAGCGGTCGTTTCCGCTGCGGTCAACAAAGATGCCGACAGAGTTTGTGAGCCCCAAGCCATTTCCGCCTTCGATGGAATAGGCATCATTTCCACCGCCATCGAATAAAATGCCCAAACCCCAGTCGTGACCAGCACCCTGGCCTGGTCCGTGACGGCTGTAATAGGCATCGTCGCCTTCGTGATCCACCAAAAATCCGCAGGCGAGGTGGATTCCGGAGCCCTGGGGATAGTAAATTGCGTTGTAAACATCATTGCCACTGCGATCTATGAGCGCGCCGGTGGCATACCAGTAGCCCGAACCCTGAGCGTAAACTCCACC from Candidatus Cloacimonadota bacterium includes the following:
- a CDS encoding HEAT repeat domain-containing protein — its product is YPLKGHENEPICFLLDPAGNDTYEDGLVFSQDFSLLIDMAGNDLYEFTQPASAFHSSFGIGFSYDLDGDDLYRTGDFSFSAFMGINLHQDKRGDDIYQSGLFSQGAAMFGISALIDHSGNDNYQASVSAQGLGSTLGAGVLIDLEGADNYSLGGKYYHEPLMPLDFITLGQGMGMGLRPHLAGGLGLLYDGAGNDHYLGGVYAQGSGYWYATGALIDRSGNDVYNAIYYPQGSGIHLACGFLVDHEGDDAYYSRHGPGQGAGHDWGLGILFDGGGNDAYSIEGGNGLGLTNSVGIFVDRSGNDRYERQNPQSYGSANFVRSAGGIGLFLDAGGEDSYPDSLKANNKTWQQGTYGIGRDIDLNPVEKTAIEELAEAEPLPDENDSIEEIFAAAAEWEVGSAVQRVRKAREILIAREDEAIVYILENKLNTSSALQFRALEALTKSSQAFRAELYKAIDLPDSLAAKNALSLIAGVGDSLLVEPVQRLLAQKKYETTCISVLAGVDSARSVELLSAYIFHPSERFRYLAARSLKQITHPSARETLEKMRKDRSFLVQSLLRQLPLENSE